A genomic region of Homalodisca vitripennis isolate AUS2020 chromosome 5, UT_GWSS_2.1, whole genome shotgun sequence contains the following coding sequences:
- the LOC124363877 gene encoding uncharacterized protein LOC124363877: MTDGPYSNVSSRGKLMLSLAQHQNTLVSLDHGYVVTSEDVTSCPVSPLIEIPNIQEQAPRNSSPAAFLTELQNQKPDIIFLLKLYKRTVHQTAVYFLTMIWMIPLMYPRRVQKVKYLLVMSLRYHNLQQLIQIPYLQPYQININLFPTVILIQMMT; this comes from the exons ATGACGGATGGACCATACAGTAATGTTTCAAGTAGAGGAAAACTTATGCTTTCATTGGCACAACATCAGAACACATTAGTAAGTCTTGATCATGGCTATGTTGTTACTTCAGAAGATGTAACAAGTTGCCCAGTGTCTCCATTAATAGAGATTCCTAACATTCAGGAACAAGCACCCAGGAACAGCAGCCCTGCGGCTTTTCTAACTGAATTACAG AACCAGAAACCGGACATCATCTTCCTGCTGAAATTGTACAAGAGGACTGTTCATCAAACAGCAGTTTATTTTCTGACAATGATCTGGATGATCCCACTTATGTACCCCAGGAGAGTTCAGAAAGTGAAATATCTTTTAGTGATGTCATTGAGATATCACAACCTACAACAGTTGATACAAATACCGTACCTACAGCCGTATCAAATCAATATAAACTTGTTCCCTACAGTGATTCTGATTCAAATGATGACATGA
- the LOC124363876 gene encoding uncharacterized protein LOC124363876 yields MTNVQASEFRNDLLETASTCNTPPVRPRSLYTYTDDPVYCYQRYGGELKNFESAASIETLVPHHISSNSAFSSGSLWRPPSRFALRSHPSLSFIPSDDMFSYVDPNWRDSDTVDNAYNGAVIATQHGTMSIKLHSRMRVDMTIDRAIRITNLKSNIVMSLSASGASSALLHPNGRIYQYGSRVEIQAHDVHGNNKYAKMWYKGVSFTSENCALVYLVDSAGTRTTTDSFSDMSQDFSLAVFYNESRHGVGYQQEAMHLLQNAQYFVDDKKVQNWIINNVRISQTPDGLLRIARNSNKYQLRTSPSNGSATITTPFVHTTASLGQTSHLFVRRGERRMHYDGSSFIVRNAGHSAGFDDKNMLKVY; encoded by the exons ATGACGAATGTCCAAGCAAGTGAATTCAGAAACGATTTGTTGGAAACAGCTTCTACGTGTAACACGCCTCCAGTTAGACCAAGGAGCCTGTACACGTACACTGATGACCCTGTGTACTGCTACCAG AGATACGGAGGGGAGCTCAAGAACTTCGAGTCAGCTGCTAGCATAGAAACGTTGGTCCCGCACCATATTAGCTCCAACTCTGCCTTCTCATCGGGGTCTCTTTGGCGACCACCCTCTCGCTTCGCTCTCCGCTCCCACCCCTCCCTCTCCTTCATCCCTAGTGACGACATGTTCTCTTATGTG GACCCTAATTGGCGAGATTCAGACACTGTAGATAATGCGTACAACGGGGCAGTGATCGCTACCCAGCACGGCACGATGTCCATCAAACTACACAGCAGGATGAGGGTGGACATGACCATAGACAGAGCCATCCGGATCACCAACCTGAAG AGCAATATTGTCATGTCGTTGAGTGCTTCTGGGGCATCATCAGCTCTGCTTCACCCCAACGGACGCATCTACCAGTACGGTAGTCGAGTCGAGATCCAGGCACACGATGTCCATGGGAATAACAA ATACGCAAAGATGTGGTACAAGGGCGTAAGTTTCACGTCGGAGAATTGTGCTCTGGTGTACCTAGTGGACTCTGCCGGGACACGCACCACCACGGACTCCTTCTCAGACATGTCCCAGGACTTCTCTTTGGCCGTGTTCTACAACGAGTCCCGTCATGGCGTCGGCTACCAGCAAGAAGCGATGCACCTTCTCCAAAACGCTCAGTACTTTGTGGACgacaaaaaagttcaaaattgGATCATAAATAACGTTAGGATATCTCAAACCCCAGACGGATTACTTAG GATTGCCCGCAACAGCAACAAATATCAGCTCCGCACTTCACCGAGCAATGGATCCGCCACGATCACGACACCGTTTGTACACACAACAGCTTCCCTTGGTCAGACGTCGCACCTGTTTGTACGCAGGGGAGAGCGCAGGATGCATTACGACGGCTCCAGCTTCATCGTGCGGAACGCTGGCCACTCTGCCGGGTTCGACGACAAGAACATGCTCAAGGTGTACTGA